The proteins below come from a single Afipia sp. P52-10 genomic window:
- a CDS encoding SDR family oxidoreductase: MAQHDTALQKVALVTGAGSGIGRASSLALMKAGFHVVLAGRRKDKLDETAKAGPEGMSLAVTADMTEPASIAALFAKTMEVYGRLDLLFNNAGVGTPPVPLEDLTVEQWKTTVDTNLTAPFLCTQHAFRIMKNQTPRGGRIINNGSISAYAPRPFSAPYTATKHGVSGLTRATALDGRAYDIACGQIDVGNAATEMTERMAGGILQPRGDKMVEPRMDVQNVADAIVFMATRPLDANALFLNIMATQMPFVGRG; encoded by the coding sequence ATGGCTCAGCACGACACGGCTCTGCAGAAAGTCGCCCTCGTCACCGGCGCGGGTTCAGGCATCGGCCGCGCCTCCTCGCTCGCGCTGATGAAGGCCGGCTTCCATGTGGTGCTCGCCGGCCGCCGCAAGGACAAGCTGGACGAGACCGCAAAGGCCGGACCGGAGGGCATGAGCCTCGCGGTCACCGCCGACATGACCGAGCCGGCCTCGATCGCCGCGCTGTTCGCCAAGACCATGGAGGTCTATGGGCGGCTCGATCTTCTGTTCAACAACGCCGGTGTCGGCACGCCGCCGGTGCCGCTGGAAGACCTCACCGTCGAGCAGTGGAAGACGACGGTCGATACCAACCTCACCGCGCCGTTCCTGTGCACCCAGCACGCCTTCCGAATCATGAAGAACCAGACGCCGCGCGGCGGCCGCATTATCAACAACGGCTCGATCTCGGCTTACGCGCCGCGGCCGTTCTCGGCGCCCTACACCGCGACCAAGCACGGCGTCTCCGGCCTGACCCGCGCCACCGCCCTCGACGGCCGCGCCTATGACATCGCCTGCGGCCAGATCGACGTCGGCAACGCCGCCACCGAAATGACCGAGCGCATGGCGGGCGGCATCCTGCAGCCGCGCGGCGACAAGATGGTGGAGCCGCGCATGGACGTGCAGAATGTCGCCGACGCCATCGTCTTCATGGCGACGCGCCCGCTCGACGCCAACGCGCTGTTCTTGAACATCATGGCAACGCAGATGCCATTCGTCGGCCGGGGGTGA
- a CDS encoding NupC/NupG family nucleoside CNT transporter gives MLHLQSAFGCLALLAIAFAISERHRAVSWRQIALGLLVTVATAVVLLKIPYAAKAFAVINDAVGAIANATRAGTAFVFGYVGGGPLPYELKTPGAEFVLAFQALPLVLVMSVLTTLLFYWGILPPVVRGFSWMLERTLKVGGAVGLSAAANIFLGMVEAPLFIRPYLKTLTRSELFLVMTGGMAGIAGTVLVLYAVMLAPHIPDASAHFVIASVLGAPAAIVIALLMVPEMETAQTAADLVTPPPEAASTMDAIVQGTSSGLQLLLNIVAMLLVLVALVHLANAMLGLLPEIGGAPVSLQRMLGAIMAPVCWLMGIPWDQALTAGSLMGTKTILNELIAYIDLSKLPADALDPRSRLIMLYAMCGFANFGSLGIMIGGLTVMAPERRADIVSLGMKSIISGTLATCLMGAIVGMLS, from the coding sequence ATGCTGCACCTTCAATCCGCGTTCGGTTGTCTCGCACTGCTTGCCATTGCCTTTGCGATCAGCGAGCGCCACCGCGCCGTCTCGTGGCGGCAGATTGCGCTCGGCCTCCTCGTCACCGTCGCCACCGCCGTCGTCCTTCTGAAAATCCCGTATGCCGCCAAGGCATTCGCCGTCATCAACGATGCGGTCGGCGCGATCGCCAACGCCACCCGCGCGGGCACGGCGTTCGTGTTCGGCTATGTCGGCGGCGGACCGCTGCCCTATGAGTTGAAGACGCCCGGCGCGGAATTCGTGCTGGCGTTCCAGGCGCTGCCGCTAGTGCTGGTGATGAGCGTGCTGACCACCCTGCTGTTCTACTGGGGCATCCTGCCGCCGGTCGTGCGCGGCTTCTCCTGGATGCTGGAACGCACGCTCAAGGTCGGCGGCGCGGTTGGCCTCTCGGCCGCTGCCAACATCTTCCTCGGCATGGTGGAAGCGCCGCTGTTCATCCGGCCGTATCTGAAGACACTCACGCGCAGCGAGCTGTTCCTCGTCATGACCGGCGGCATGGCCGGCATCGCCGGCACCGTGCTCGTGCTGTACGCAGTGATGCTGGCGCCGCACATTCCCGACGCGTCGGCGCATTTCGTCATCGCCTCGGTGCTCGGCGCACCGGCGGCGATCGTGATCGCGCTTCTGATGGTGCCCGAAATGGAGACCGCGCAGACCGCCGCCGATCTCGTCACGCCGCCGCCGGAGGCCGCCTCGACCATGGACGCCATCGTCCAGGGCACGTCGTCCGGGCTGCAGTTGCTGCTGAACATCGTCGCGATGCTGCTGGTGCTGGTGGCGCTGGTGCATCTCGCCAACGCGATGCTCGGTCTGCTGCCGGAGATCGGCGGCGCGCCGGTCTCGCTGCAACGCATGCTCGGTGCGATCATGGCGCCGGTCTGCTGGCTGATGGGGATTCCCTGGGATCAGGCGCTGACCGCGGGCAGCCTGATGGGCACCAAGACCATCCTCAACGAGCTGATCGCCTACATCGACCTGTCGAAACTGCCCGCCGACGCGCTCGATCCGCGTTCGCGGCTGATCATGCTCTATGCGATGTGCGGCTTCGCCAATTTCGGCAGCCTCGGCATCATGATCGGCGGCCTGACCGTGATGGCGCCGGAGCGGCGTGCGGATATCGTGTCGCTCGGCATGAAGTCGATCATCTCCGGCACGCTCGCCACTTGTCTTATGGGTGCGATCGTCGGCATGCTGAGTTAG
- a CDS encoding glucose 1-dehydrogenase, whose amino-acid sequence MARFDGKVILISGGARGQGAAEARLLVAEGAKVVIGDVLEKEGTALAKELGIAATFVHHDVTSEAAWTNAVKAAENFGGLHGLVNNAGVYQPKSLMETDTALWDRHIRINQYGCFLGMKAVVPAMERTGGGSIVNISSGAGLRGSPQAFAYSATKWALRGMTKSAAIDLARHKIRVNSVHPGPIDTEMLNVRTPEQNAARVKAVPMKRQGTADEVAHLVLFLLSDESGYITGAEVAIDGGITA is encoded by the coding sequence ATGGCACGGTTCGACGGCAAAGTGATTCTGATCAGCGGCGGAGCCCGCGGACAGGGTGCGGCGGAAGCACGGCTGCTCGTTGCGGAAGGCGCGAAGGTGGTGATCGGCGACGTGTTGGAGAAGGAAGGCACTGCGCTTGCCAAGGAACTCGGAATCGCCGCGACGTTCGTGCACCACGACGTGACCAGCGAGGCCGCCTGGACCAACGCCGTCAAGGCGGCCGAGAACTTCGGCGGGCTGCATGGCCTCGTCAACAACGCCGGCGTCTATCAACCGAAGAGCCTGATGGAGACCGACACGGCGCTTTGGGATCGCCACATCCGCATCAACCAGTATGGCTGCTTCCTCGGCATGAAGGCGGTCGTGCCGGCGATGGAGCGGACAGGCGGTGGCTCGATCGTCAACATCTCGTCGGGCGCGGGACTGCGCGGCTCGCCGCAGGCTTTCGCCTACAGCGCGACGAAATGGGCGCTGCGCGGCATGACGAAGTCGGCGGCGATCGACCTTGCGCGACACAAGATTCGGGTCAACTCCGTGCATCCGGGACCGATCGACACCGAGATGTTGAACGTACGCACGCCGGAGCAGAACGCCGCGCGGGTGAAGGCGGTGCCGATGAAGCGCCAAGGCACGGCCGACGAGGTCGCGCACCTCGTGCTGTTCCTATTGTCGGACGAGAGCGGCTATATCACCGGCGCGGAGGTCGCCATCGACGGCGGCATCACCGCTTAG
- a CDS encoding glycosyltransferase family 2 protein, whose protein sequence is MNCVVIPAYRAAASVLPVIAAIGDEIDLIVVVDDACPQGTGLAVSAQCADPRVVVLMHDENQGVGGAFLTGMRYALGRGADIIVKLDADGQMDPAQIPALIQAIASGTADYVKGDRFFFLTNAAAMPAVRMIGNLALSFMAKLSSGYWTVMDPTNGFFAIHGRVAELLPAERIAKRFFFETDLLHHLGLLRAKVVEFPMRAHYGDEVSNLNAGRVLLPFLGGHLRNTLRRILYRYFFRDVSLASLQLVFGLALFAFGFVFGLYHWLAAAEHEFVPTGTIMIAALTLLIGFQMLMAFLNYDISAAPREPLHPYLEPLSPKTGQETAPSTSTNVLVLAESDEPFGQRSQQQAKR, encoded by the coding sequence ATGAACTGCGTTGTCATTCCGGCCTATCGCGCAGCCGCCTCGGTGCTGCCGGTGATCGCGGCGATCGGCGATGAGATCGATCTCATCGTCGTGGTCGACGACGCCTGTCCGCAGGGCACCGGCCTTGCGGTGTCCGCGCAATGCGCCGACCCGCGCGTCGTCGTGCTGATGCACGACGAGAACCAGGGCGTCGGTGGCGCGTTCCTGACCGGCATGCGTTATGCGCTCGGTCGCGGTGCCGACATCATCGTCAAGCTCGATGCCGACGGACAGATGGACCCGGCGCAGATTCCGGCGCTGATCCAGGCGATCGCCAGCGGCACGGCGGACTATGTGAAGGGTGATCGCTTCTTCTTCCTCACCAACGCCGCGGCGATGCCGGCGGTGCGGATGATCGGCAACCTCGCGCTGTCGTTCATGGCGAAGCTCTCCAGCGGCTACTGGACGGTGATGGACCCGACCAACGGCTTCTTCGCGATCCATGGCCGCGTCGCCGAGCTGCTGCCGGCAGAGCGGATCGCCAAGCGTTTCTTCTTCGAGACCGATCTGTTGCATCATCTTGGCCTGCTGCGCGCCAAGGTGGTCGAGTTTCCGATGCGCGCGCATTACGGCGACGAGGTTTCCAACCTCAATGCCGGGCGCGTGCTGCTGCCGTTTCTCGGTGGGCATCTGCGCAACACACTGCGGCGCATCCTCTACCGCTACTTCTTCCGCGACGTCTCGCTGGCGTCGCTGCAGCTCGTGTTCGGCCTCGCCTTGTTCGCGTTCGGCTTCGTCTTCGGCCTGTATCATTGGCTCGCCGCGGCCGAGCACGAGTTCGTGCCGACCGGCACGATCATGATCGCTGCGCTGACGCTCTTGATCGGTTTCCAGATGCTGATGGCGTTCCTGAACTATGACATCAGCGCCGCGCCGCGCGAGCCGCTGCACCCGTATCTGGAGCCGCTCTCGCCCAAGACGGGCCAGGAGACCGCGCCGTCAACGTCGACGAACGTGCTGGTGCTGGCCGAAAGCGACGAGCCGTTCGGCCAGCGTTCGCAACAGCAAGCTAAGCGGTGA
- a CDS encoding glycosyltransferase family 87 protein: protein MPDTLDTTARGEVSPSAFRRSLDAWLPATADPRDREFLRDLLAMGGILFVLTAIAYLATCAWTLPFPRDKTGLVVGRDFLNLWMYGRAVADADPARFYDIAVYNAELTKLLGDGYPGQNWPNPPTALLVMAPFGLLGFFPALFAWLAIGITALALTMRRVLADARVLPVLLVSPAALLCLMSGQSSFLTTAALIGAVVCWDRRPLLAGVLLGLLTVKPQLGILIPVALLASQRWTVFATAALTALALAGFAAALFGPEIWIAYITKALPLQREVLADPSGIAMPFHATIFMNLRGLLGNDVAMIVQAASSVAAVAAVAWAFWFKRDADVAVLCALLLACTQAASPYMSSYDLLPLTLMALVLLARGECDAAGRRLAQLVFWMPALQLLFGSIQMPGPGFIAPALAIYLVLRLRDNTQPVIAGREQSERARNP from the coding sequence ATGCCGGATACCCTAGATACGACCGCACGCGGCGAAGTGTCGCCTTCGGCCTTCAGGCGGAGCCTCGATGCGTGGCTTCCCGCAACGGCCGATCCGCGCGATCGCGAATTCCTGCGCGACCTGCTCGCGATGGGCGGCATCCTGTTCGTGCTCACGGCGATCGCCTATCTCGCCACCTGCGCCTGGACGCTGCCGTTTCCGCGCGACAAGACCGGCCTCGTGGTCGGCCGCGACTTCCTGAACCTATGGATGTATGGCCGCGCGGTCGCCGATGCCGATCCCGCCCGCTTCTATGACATCGCCGTCTACAACGCCGAGCTGACGAAGCTGCTTGGCGACGGCTATCCAGGACAGAACTGGCCGAACCCGCCGACCGCGCTGCTGGTGATGGCGCCGTTCGGTTTGCTCGGTTTCTTCCCTGCGCTGTTCGCCTGGCTCGCCATTGGCATCACCGCGCTCGCCCTCACCATGCGGCGCGTCCTGGCTGACGCCCGCGTGCTGCCGGTGCTGTTGGTGTCACCAGCGGCGCTGCTTTGCCTGATGTCGGGCCAGAGTTCATTCCTGACCACGGCGGCCCTGATCGGCGCGGTGGTCTGCTGGGATCGGCGGCCGCTGCTCGCGGGCGTCTTGCTCGGCCTGCTCACCGTCAAGCCGCAGCTCGGCATTCTCATTCCGGTGGCGCTGCTCGCCTCGCAGCGCTGGACGGTGTTCGCAACCGCCGCCCTCACCGCGCTCGCGCTGGCAGGGTTCGCCGCCGCACTGTTCGGGCCGGAGATCTGGATCGCCTACATCACCAAGGCGCTGCCGCTGCAGCGCGAGGTGCTGGCCGATCCCTCCGGCATCGCCATGCCATTCCATGCGACGATCTTCATGAACCTGCGCGGGCTGCTCGGCAACGACGTTGCGATGATCGTGCAGGCTGCGAGCAGCGTGGCTGCGGTTGCGGCCGTCGCATGGGCGTTCTGGTTCAAGCGCGATGCGGATGTCGCGGTGCTGTGCGCGCTGCTGCTCGCCTGCACCCAGGCCGCCTCGCCCTACATGTCCAGCTACGACCTGTTGCCGCTGACGCTGATGGCGCTGGTGCTGCTCGCCCGCGGCGAATGCGATGCCGCCGGGCGGCGGTTGGCGCAGCTCGTGTTCTGGATGCCGGCGCTGCAACTGCTGTTCGGCAGCATCCAGATGCCCGGCCCCGGCTTCATCGCGCCGGCACTGGCGATCTATCTCGTGCTGCGGCTGCGCGATAACACGCAGCCCGTCATTGCAGGGCGCGAGCAGAGCGAGCGAGCTCGGAATCCATAA
- a CDS encoding usg protein yields the protein MQGYGLTTAEILYRRPDRKWLLQSYLWQNYDLFPKFPKLQEFLAFWQAKLDGPLFSVTVAHSRLIKPADFKAVDGVFRLQ from the coding sequence ATGCAGGGTTACGGGCTGACCACGGCCGAGATCCTGTATCGGCGGCCGGACCGCAAATGGCTGCTGCAGAGCTACCTCTGGCAGAATTACGACCTGTTTCCGAAATTCCCGAAACTGCAGGAGTTTCTCGCCTTCTGGCAGGCGAAGCTGGATGGGCCGCTGTTCTCGGTGACGGTCGCCCATTCGCGGCTGATCAAGCCGGCGGACTTCAAGGCGGTGGACGGCGTGTTCCGTTTGCAGTGA
- a CDS encoding DUF1353 domain-containing protein has translation MSRFTGELTITQLDADYRTWRLEQDLVYEVGAEGSGREIRVPMRFETDGASIPRLLQSFLPTWGRYSRAAVVHDYLYNELRPGTEPHPQAPTRQAADAVFREAMAVLGVGFLTRWVMWAAVRAFGFLALQKARFVAKAQGKPMPEEVAPRPELDIVRKRKSEG, from the coding sequence ATGAGCCGTTTCACCGGCGAACTGACGATTACGCAACTCGATGCGGACTACCGCACCTGGCGGCTCGAACAGGATCTCGTCTACGAGGTCGGCGCCGAAGGCTCGGGCCGCGAAATCCGCGTGCCGATGCGATTCGAGACCGACGGCGCATCGATCCCGCGCCTGCTGCAATCCTTCCTGCCGACCTGGGGCCGCTACAGCCGTGCCGCCGTCGTGCATGACTACCTCTATAACGAACTGCGGCCAGGCACCGAGCCGCACCCGCAAGCGCCGACCCGCCAGGCCGCCGACGCTGTGTTCCGCGAGGCAATGGCCGTGCTTGGCGTCGGCTTCCTCACGCGCTGGGTGATGTGGGCGGCGGTGCGCGCCTTCGGCTTCCTCGCATTGCAAAAGGCGCGCTTCGTTGCCAAGGCCCAAGGCAAGCCGATGCCGGAGGAAGTCGCGCCCCGTCCCGAACTCGACATCGTCAGGAAGCGGAAGAGCGAGGGCTGA
- the groES gene encoding co-chaperone GroES has product MKFRPLHDRVVVKRIDAEEKTAGGIIIPDSAKEKPSQGEVVAVGPGGRDEAGKLIPIDLKVGDRVLFGKWSGTEVKIDGQELLIMKESDILGVLEGEASKKKAA; this is encoded by the coding sequence ATGAAGTTTCGTCCGCTTCACGATCGCGTTGTCGTCAAGCGCATCGATGCCGAGGAGAAAACCGCTGGCGGCATCATCATCCCCGACTCGGCCAAGGAAAAGCCCTCCCAGGGCGAAGTTGTCGCCGTTGGTCCGGGCGGCCGTGATGAGGCCGGCAAGCTGATCCCGATCGACCTCAAGGTCGGTGACCGGGTGCTGTTCGGCAAGTGGTCTGGCACCGAGGTCAAGATCGACGGCCAGGAGCTCCTGATCATGAAGGAGAGCGACATCCTCGGCGTCCTCGAAGGCGAGGCCAGCAAGAAGAAGGCCGCCTAA
- the groL gene encoding chaperonin GroEL (60 kDa chaperone family; promotes refolding of misfolded polypeptides especially under stressful conditions; forms two stacked rings of heptamers to form a barrel-shaped 14mer; ends can be capped by GroES; misfolded proteins enter the barrel where they are refolded when GroES binds): MSAKEVKFSVDARDKMLRGVDILANAVRVTLGPKGRNVVLDKSFGAPRITKDGVTVAKEIELEDKFENMGAQMVREVASKSADAAGDGTTTATVLAQAIVREGAKSVAAGMNPMDLKRGIDLAVEAVVEHLKANSKKVTSNDEIAQVGTISANGDKEIGDFLAKAMAKVGNEGVITVEEAKSLDTELDVVEGMQFDRGYISPYFVTNADKMRVEFEDAYILINEKKLSSLNELLPLLEAVVQTGKPLVIVAEDVEGEALATLVVNRLRGGLKVAAVKAPGFGDRRKAMLQDIAILTGGTAISEDLGIKLENVTLNMLGRAKKVMIDKENTTIVNGAGKKKDIEDRVAQIKAQIEETTSDYDREKLQERLAKLAGGVAVIRVGGATEVEVKERKDRVDDAMHATRAAVEEGIVPGGGVALLRASETLKKIRTQNDDQKTGVEIVRKALSAPARQIAINAGEDGSVIVGKVLEKEQYSYGFDSQTGEYGNMVSKGIIDPTKVVRTAIQNAASVAGLLITTEAMIAELPKKNPPPAMPPGGGMGGMDF; this comes from the coding sequence ATGTCAGCCAAAGAAGTCAAATTCTCGGTCGACGCGCGCGACAAGATGCTGCGCGGTGTCGACATCCTTGCCAACGCAGTGCGCGTGACGCTCGGCCCGAAGGGCCGTAACGTCGTGCTCGACAAGTCGTTCGGCGCTCCGCGTATCACCAAGGACGGCGTCACCGTCGCCAAGGAGATCGAGCTCGAGGACAAGTTCGAGAACATGGGCGCGCAGATGGTGCGCGAGGTCGCCTCGAAGTCGGCCGACGCGGCCGGTGACGGCACCACCACCGCGACCGTGCTGGCGCAGGCGATCGTCCGCGAGGGCGCCAAGTCGGTTGCCGCCGGCATGAACCCGATGGACCTCAAGCGCGGCATCGACCTCGCGGTCGAAGCCGTGGTCGAGCACCTGAAGGCCAACTCCAAGAAGGTCACCTCGAACGACGAGATCGCCCAGGTCGGCACCATCTCGGCGAACGGCGACAAGGAAATCGGCGACTTCCTCGCCAAGGCGATGGCCAAGGTCGGCAACGAGGGCGTCATCACCGTCGAGGAAGCCAAGTCGCTCGACACCGAGCTCGACGTCGTCGAGGGCATGCAGTTCGACCGCGGCTACATCTCGCCCTACTTCGTCACCAACGCCGACAAGATGCGCGTTGAGTTCGAGGACGCCTACATCCTCATCAACGAGAAGAAGCTCTCGTCGCTGAACGAGCTGCTGCCGCTGCTCGAAGCGGTGGTGCAGACCGGCAAGCCGCTGGTGATCGTCGCCGAAGACGTCGAAGGCGAAGCGCTGGCGACCCTGGTCGTCAACCGCCTGCGCGGCGGCCTCAAGGTTGCTGCCGTCAAGGCGCCGGGCTTCGGCGATCGCCGCAAGGCGATGCTGCAGGACATCGCGATCCTGACCGGCGGCACCGCGATCTCCGAGGACCTCGGCATCAAGCTCGAGAACGTCACGCTGAACATGCTCGGCCGTGCGAAGAAGGTGATGATCGACAAGGAGAACACCACGATCGTCAACGGCGCCGGCAAGAAGAAGGACATCGAGGACCGCGTGGCGCAGATCAAGGCGCAGATCGAGGAGACCACCTCGGACTACGACCGTGAGAAGCTGCAGGAGCGTCTCGCCAAGCTCGCAGGCGGCGTCGCGGTGATCCGCGTCGGCGGTGCGACCGAGGTCGAGGTGAAGGAGCGCAAGGATCGCGTTGATGACGCGATGCATGCGACCCGCGCGGCGGTCGAGGAAGGCATCGTTCCGGGCGGCGGCGTCGCCCTGCTGCGTGCTTCGGAGACCCTGAAGAAGATCCGCACCCAGAACGACGACCAGAAGACCGGCGTCGAGATCGTCCGCAAGGCGCTCTCCGCTCCGGCTCGCCAGATCGCCATCAACGCCGGCGAAGACGGCTCGGTGATCGTCGGCAAGGTGCTGGAGAAGGAACAGTATTCGTACGGCTTCGACTCGCAGACCGGCGAATACGGCAACATGGTCTCCAAGGGCATCATCGACCCGACCAAGGTCGTGCGCACCGCGATCCAGAACGCCGCGTCGGTTGCCGGCCTGCTCATCACCACCGAGGCGATGATCGCCGAGCTGCCGAAGAAGAACCCGCCGCCGGCGATGCCGCCGGGCGGTGGCATGGGCGGCATGGACTTCTAA
- a CDS encoding MFS transporter gives MFGDDQVGAPLRQSLFRRVWLASLLSNFGSLIQGVGAAWAMTQMTTSADMVALVQTASMLPIMLLSVPAGAIADMYDRRKVGLVSLLLTLAFSIMLSVQAWFGYLSPYTLLAFCFLIGSSMALFGPAWQSSVNEQVPPPMLPAAITLNSISYNIARSFGPAIGGVIVAAAGAVAAFVANAIAYVPLLIVLYLWRRKQEPSRLPPEKLTRAIISGVRYVTNSPPMRTLMLRAMLTGAVGGSIFALLPLLVRDHLHGDAQTYGVMLGAFGIGAILGAFYVGPVRKRFGGELAVSTCLVMMGVGTLVAALSPWPALTAAALALTGGGWMMSMALFNISIQLSAPRWVSGRALAGFRSSNSAGLAIGSWAWGYAADHIGVDKALILSAAAMCLSPLIGLWLRMPDVVDGSNQDAEAVADPEVRMLLSPRSGPIVIEIEYRIDPKNARTFYGLMLQVQLNRQRNGAYGWSIARDVADPELWTERYHCPTWHDYLRQRSRPTQAERALQRSATELHIGPEPVRIRRMLERPFGSVRWKDDTPDNAATTEVIPIPSQSSSSA, from the coding sequence ATGTTTGGTGACGATCAGGTCGGCGCGCCGTTGCGGCAGAGCCTGTTCCGCCGCGTGTGGCTCGCAAGTCTCCTGTCGAATTTCGGTTCGCTGATCCAGGGCGTCGGCGCTGCCTGGGCGATGACCCAGATGACCACCTCGGCCGACATGGTCGCGCTGGTGCAGACCGCCTCGATGCTGCCGATCATGCTGTTGTCGGTGCCCGCAGGCGCCATCGCCGACATGTACGACCGCCGCAAGGTCGGCCTCGTCTCGCTTTTGCTGACACTCGCCTTTTCGATCATGCTCTCGGTCCAGGCCTGGTTCGGCTATCTTTCGCCCTACACGCTGCTGGCGTTCTGCTTCCTGATCGGCAGCAGCATGGCGCTGTTCGGCCCGGCTTGGCAGTCGTCGGTCAACGAGCAGGTGCCGCCGCCGATGCTGCCGGCCGCGATCACCTTGAACAGCATCAGCTACAACATCGCCCGCAGCTTCGGCCCGGCGATCGGCGGCGTGATCGTCGCGGCCGCGGGCGCGGTGGCCGCCTTCGTCGCCAACGCCATCGCCTATGTGCCGCTGCTGATCGTGCTCTACCTGTGGCGGCGCAAGCAGGAGCCGTCGCGGCTGCCGCCCGAAAAGCTGACGCGGGCGATCATCTCCGGCGTGCGCTACGTCACCAACTCGCCACCGATGCGCACGCTGATGCTCCGCGCGATGCTGACCGGCGCGGTCGGCGGCTCGATCTTCGCGCTCCTGCCGCTGCTCGTGCGCGATCACCTGCACGGCGACGCGCAGACCTACGGCGTCATGCTCGGCGCCTTCGGCATCGGCGCGATCCTCGGCGCGTTCTATGTCGGCCCGGTGCGCAAGCGGTTCGGCGGCGAGCTTGCCGTCTCCACCTGCCTGGTGATGATGGGCGTCGGCACGCTGGTCGCCGCCTTGAGCCCTTGGCCGGCGCTGACGGCGGCAGCCCTGGCGCTCACCGGCGGCGGCTGGATGATGTCGATGGCGCTGTTCAACATCTCGATCCAGCTCTCCGCCCCGCGCTGGGTTTCGGGCCGGGCGCTGGCCGGCTTCCGCAGTTCGAACTCCGCCGGCCTCGCCATCGGCAGCTGGGCCTGGGGCTATGCGGCCGATCACATCGGCGTCGACAAGGCGCTGATCCTGTCGGCCGCCGCCATGTGCCTGTCGCCGCTGATCGGCCTGTGGCTGCGCATGCCCGACGTCGTGGACGGCAGCAACCAGGACGCCGAAGCCGTCGCCGACCCGGAAGTGCGGATGCTGCTGTCGCCGCGCTCGGGACCGATCGTCATCGAAATCGAGTACCGCATCGATCCGAAGAACGCGCGCACCTTCTACGGGCTGATGCTGCAGGTGCAGTTGAACCGGCAGCGCAACGGCGCCTATGGCTGGTCGATCGCCCGCGACGTCGCCGACCCGGAGCTGTGGACCGAGCGCTATCATTGCCCGACCTGGCACGACTACCTGCGCCAGCGCAGCCGCCCGACCCAGGCCGAGCGCGCGCTGCAACGAAGCGCGACGGAGTTGCACATCGGCCCCGAGCCGGTGCGGATCCGGCGCATGCTGGAGCGGCCGTTCGGCTCGGTGCGGTGGAAGGACGACACGCCGGACAACGCGGCAACGACCGAGGTGATCCCGATCCCCTCGCAATCGAGCAGCAGCGCGTGA
- a CDS encoding response regulator — translation MLNGSDPKTVVLVVEDEALLRMDAVDTIREAGFAVVEAADADAAIALIEGGNDIALVFTDLQLPGSMDGLTLAAAIKQRWPALKVIATSGDHDGGSAGRLPTGEPLLVKPYSNETLKRAIREAIDAG, via the coding sequence ATGTTGAATGGAAGTGATCCGAAGACCGTGGTTCTGGTGGTCGAGGATGAAGCGTTGCTGCGGATGGATGCCGTGGACACAATTCGCGAAGCAGGCTTTGCCGTCGTCGAGGCCGCCGATGCGGATGCGGCCATCGCCCTGATCGAGGGCGGCAACGACATCGCGCTGGTCTTCACGGATTTGCAGTTGCCGGGATCGATGGACGGTCTGACGCTTGCCGCCGCCATCAAACAGCGCTGGCCGGCGCTGAAGGTGATCGCCACCTCAGGCGATCATGACGGCGGATCGGCCGGCCGGCTGCCGACCGGGGAGCCGCTGCTGGTGAAGCCCTACAGCAACGAGACGCTGAAGCGAGCCATCCGCGAGGCGATCGACGCCGGCTAG